A region from the Vibrio sp. SS-MA-C1-2 genome encodes:
- the ppc gene encoding phosphoenolpyruvate carboxylase, with amino-acid sequence MNSRYETLKSNVSMLGHLLGNTIQDAHGKELLEKVEKIRKLSKSARPGNPEDQEQLVGELRDLPDDQLLPVARAFSQFLNLTSIAEQYHTISRHCEENICSPDSIDALIGKLQHKNITQNEIHNAINELDIELVLTAHPTEIARRTMIHKLVEINKCLSILELSEISPKERKKTELRLEQLIYQSWHSDVIRKQRPTPIDEAKWGFAVIENSLWQAVPEFVRELDDKLTERLDIKLPIDARPVHFSSWMGGDRDGNPFVTSKVTQEVILLSRWKAAELYLNDIQELIDELSMTQCNEELANYSENQHEPYRAVLKILRTQLNNTLTVINAQLKNEHAPNLEVITHVEQLWEPLTLCYQSLHDSGLGIIANGQLLDIIRRVRCFGINLVRLDVRQESTRHSDAIAELTRYLGLGDYNQWSEQDKIAFLVKELSSKRPLLPRNWQPSPDIQEVFDTCKIMAKQPREAFGSYVISMARTASDVLAVHLLLQEAGCNFRMDVCPLFETLDDLNNAKSVMSQLLSIDWYRGFIKNFQMVMIGYSDSAKDAGVMSAGWAQYSAMEELVTVCEEANVKLTLFHGRGGTVGRGGAPAHAALLSQPPGSLKGGLRVTEQGEMIRFKLGLPDVAINSLCLYTSAILEANLIPPPEPKQEWRDLMESLSAISCEAYRKVVQEEPDFVPYFRATTPELELGKLPLGSRPAKRNPNGGVESLRAIPWIFAWSQNRLVLPAWLGAGEAIQYSIDKGHRQLLEEMCREWPFFSTRLGMLEMVYTKTDSEIARYYDERLVEPQFLPLGVNLREQLTKDIKAVLTIENTASLMEENPWGAESIRLRNIYTKPLNMLQAELLYRTRQQDELSHEMEEALMVTIAGIAAGMRNTG; translated from the coding sequence ATGAATTCTAGGTATGAAACGCTAAAAAGCAATGTCAGCATGTTAGGCCATTTATTGGGTAATACAATTCAGGATGCTCATGGCAAAGAGTTACTTGAAAAAGTAGAAAAAATCCGCAAACTTTCTAAATCTGCTCGCCCTGGAAATCCTGAAGATCAAGAGCAACTAGTCGGTGAGTTAAGAGATCTTCCTGATGATCAACTTCTTCCCGTCGCTCGTGCATTTAGTCAATTCTTAAATCTAACTAGCATAGCCGAGCAATACCATACTATCTCTCGTCATTGTGAAGAGAATATCTGCAGCCCAGACTCCATTGATGCTCTCATCGGTAAACTGCAACACAAAAATATCACTCAAAACGAAATCCATAATGCGATTAATGAATTGGATATTGAGTTAGTTCTTACCGCTCATCCAACTGAGATCGCTCGTCGTACGATGATCCATAAGCTGGTTGAGATTAACAAATGTCTCTCTATCTTAGAGCTCAGTGAAATATCTCCAAAAGAACGCAAGAAAACTGAGCTACGTCTTGAGCAGTTAATTTATCAATCTTGGCACTCTGATGTTATTCGCAAACAACGTCCAACTCCCATTGATGAAGCAAAATGGGGATTTGCGGTTATTGAAAACTCATTATGGCAAGCCGTTCCTGAGTTTGTTCGTGAGCTTGACGATAAATTAACAGAACGTTTAGATATTAAGCTGCCAATCGATGCTCGCCCAGTTCATTTCTCATCTTGGATGGGCGGTGATCGTGATGGTAACCCGTTTGTAACGTCAAAAGTGACCCAAGAAGTTATCTTACTCTCTCGTTGGAAAGCCGCAGAGTTATACCTTAATGATATTCAAGAGTTAATTGATGAGCTATCAATGACTCAGTGTAATGAAGAACTGGCAAACTACAGTGAAAATCAACACGAACCTTACCGTGCGGTATTAAAAATACTCCGCACGCAGCTAAATAACACCTTAACGGTAATTAATGCTCAGCTAAAGAATGAACATGCGCCTAATCTTGAAGTGATTACTCATGTTGAGCAGTTATGGGAACCTCTTACTCTCTGTTATCAATCACTGCACGATAGCGGCTTAGGCATCATCGCTAACGGTCAGTTACTCGATATTATCCGTCGTGTACGTTGCTTTGGTATTAATCTGGTTCGTTTAGATGTTCGCCAAGAAAGTACTCGTCATTCAGATGCGATTGCAGAACTAACTCGCTATTTAGGTCTTGGTGACTACAACCAATGGAGTGAGCAAGATAAAATTGCTTTCCTTGTTAAAGAACTTTCATCAAAACGGCCATTACTACCAAGAAACTGGCAACCATCACCTGACATTCAAGAAGTTTTTGACACCTGTAAGATTATGGCAAAACAGCCAAGAGAAGCATTTGGCTCTTATGTTATTTCAATGGCCAGAACCGCATCAGATGTCTTAGCCGTTCACCTGTTACTACAAGAAGCGGGTTGTAACTTCCGTATGGATGTTTGCCCGTTATTTGAAACATTAGATGATTTAAATAATGCGAAATCTGTAATGTCTCAACTATTGAGCATCGATTGGTATCGTGGTTTTATTAAAAACTTCCAAATGGTAATGATCGGTTACTCTGATTCAGCTAAAGATGCCGGTGTGATGTCTGCGGGTTGGGCACAATATAGTGCAATGGAAGAGTTAGTGACGGTTTGTGAAGAAGCTAATGTGAAACTGACTTTATTCCACGGTCGTGGTGGCACGGTTGGTCGTGGTGGCGCACCAGCTCATGCGGCACTACTTTCTCAACCACCAGGAAGCTTAAAAGGTGGTTTACGTGTAACAGAACAAGGTGAAATGATCCGCTTTAAGTTAGGTCTTCCTGATGTTGCGATCAATAGTCTATGCCTTTACACCAGCGCTATTCTTGAAGCCAACTTAATCCCGCCACCAGAACCTAAGCAAGAGTGGCGTGATTTAATGGAATCACTCTCCGCAATATCTTGTGAAGCATACCGAAAAGTTGTGCAAGAAGAACCTGATTTTGTGCCTTATTTCCGAGCAACAACCCCAGAATTAGAGTTAGGTAAACTACCACTAGGTTCTCGCCCTGCAAAACGTAATCCAAACGGTGGCGTAGAGAGCTTACGAGCAATTCCGTGGATTTTTGCATGGAGTCAGAACCGTTTAGTTCTTCCTGCATGGTTAGGTGCTGGTGAAGCGATTCAATACTCAATTGATAAAGGTCACCGCCAGTTACTAGAAGAGATGTGTCGTGAATGGCCATTCTTCTCAACTCGCCTTGGTATGCTAGAGATGGTTTATACCAAGACTGACAGCGAAATTGCTCGCTATTATGATGAGCGTCTTGTTGAACCGCAGTTCTTGCCACTTGGTGTCAATTTAAGAGAGCAGCTAACAAAAGATATTAAAGCAGTATTAACTATAGAAAACACAGCAAGCTTAATGGAAGAGAACCCTTGGGGTGCTGAATCAATCCGACTACGTAATATCTATACTAAGCCATTAAATATGTTACAGGCCGAATTACTCTACCGTACTCGACAGCAGGATGAACTATCTCACGAGATGGAAGAGGCATTAATGGTAACAATTGCAGGAATTGCAGCAGGAATGCGTAACACTGGCTAA
- the argH gene encoding argininosuccinate lyase, which produces MALWGGRFSQAADIRFKQFNDSLRFDYRLAEQDIVGSIAWSKSLRQVGVLTEDEQQQLELALNELKLAVMEDPEQILQSGAEDIHSWVEQQLINQVGDLGKKLHTGRSRNDQVATDLKLWCRQQGQQLLLMLNKLQSQLTSVARQHQTTVLPGYTHLQRAQPVTFAHWCLAYVEMFERDYSRLEDALQRLDTCPLGSGALAGTAYPIDREQLAQNLGFHRATRNSLDSVSDRDHVMELLSVASISMLHLSRLSEDMIFYNSGESNFIELADTVTSGSSLMPQKKNPDALELIRGKCGRVYGSMTAMMMTVKALPLAYNKDMQEDKEGLFDALDTWHECMEMAALCFDGIKVNKERTLEAAMQGYANATELADYLVAKGIPFREAHHIVGVAVVTAIEKGCALEELSLAELKEFSPVIDNDVYPILTIESCLEKRSALGGVAPNQVDYAVEQAEKRIEARYSSEVKIRGARLDDLKAIESMAAYWAGMGENLPWQRNELVRDIGSFAVAEKYGQVTGCGSLFTYDSELAEIRSLGVEAGWQKQSQGTSIVEHLLSKAKQHGIKKVFVLTRIPEFFMKQGFQLTAKSLLPEKILDACQQCPHLKVCDEVALEIYLDNSGVVIKQNVA; this is translated from the coding sequence ATGGCGCTATGGGGCGGACGTTTTAGTCAAGCAGCAGATATCCGATTTAAACAGTTTAACGATTCACTTCGTTTTGATTACCGTTTAGCGGAACAAGATATTGTTGGATCTATTGCATGGTCAAAGTCCCTACGTCAGGTTGGCGTGTTGACAGAAGATGAACAGCAGCAGTTAGAACTGGCATTAAATGAATTGAAATTGGCGGTGATGGAAGATCCAGAACAGATCTTACAATCAGGTGCAGAAGATATTCATAGCTGGGTCGAACAGCAGCTGATCAATCAAGTTGGGGATTTAGGTAAAAAGTTACATACTGGTCGTTCTCGTAACGATCAGGTCGCGACGGATCTAAAGCTCTGGTGTCGTCAACAAGGGCAACAACTGCTTCTGATGTTGAATAAGCTTCAGAGTCAATTAACCTCTGTTGCTCGTCAACATCAAACGACGGTGCTTCCTGGCTATACTCACTTACAGCGTGCGCAACCAGTGACGTTTGCTCATTGGTGTCTTGCGTATGTTGAGATGTTTGAGCGTGACTATTCACGTTTGGAAGATGCACTTCAGCGTTTAGATACCTGTCCATTAGGATCTGGTGCACTGGCAGGAACTGCCTATCCAATTGATCGTGAGCAGTTAGCGCAAAACTTAGGTTTCCATCGTGCGACTCGTAACAGTTTAGATTCTGTGTCTGATCGTGACCATGTCATGGAGCTGCTTTCTGTTGCCTCTATTTCGATGTTACACCTTTCGCGTCTTTCTGAAGATATGATTTTTTATAACTCGGGTGAGTCTAACTTTATTGAGTTGGCAGATACCGTAACGTCGGGTTCATCTTTGATGCCACAGAAGAAAAACCCTGATGCATTAGAGTTAATTCGTGGCAAATGTGGTCGTGTTTACGGCTCGATGACTGCGATGATGATGACGGTTAAAGCGCTTCCTTTAGCTTATAACAAAGACATGCAAGAGGATAAAGAAGGTCTATTTGATGCACTTGATACTTGGCATGAGTGTATGGAAATGGCCGCTCTCTGTTTCGATGGTATCAAAGTTAATAAAGAACGAACGTTAGAAGCGGCAATGCAAGGGTATGCCAATGCGACGGAGCTTGCTGATTACCTTGTTGCCAAAGGTATTCCGTTTAGAGAAGCACACCACATTGTTGGCGTTGCCGTTGTTACCGCCATTGAAAAAGGCTGTGCACTAGAAGAGCTTTCTTTGGCTGAGTTAAAAGAGTTCTCTCCTGTTATTGATAATGATGTTTACCCAATTCTGACGATTGAGTCTTGTCTTGAGAAGCGTAGCGCCTTGGGTGGTGTTGCACCAAATCAAGTCGATTATGCAGTAGAGCAAGCAGAAAAACGTATCGAAGCGCGTTACTCTTCAGAAGTGAAGATTCGTGGTGCGCGTCTTGATGATCTTAAAGCGATTGAGAGCATGGCGGCTTACTGGGCCGGAATGGGTGAAAACCTACCTTGGCAGCGTAATGAATTGGTGCGTGATATTGGTTCATTTGCAGTGGCAGAGAAGTATGGTCAAGTCACAGGTTGTGGTTCACTCTTTACTTATGATTCTGAGCTGGCTGAGATTCGTTCTTTAGGGGTTGAAGCGGGTTGGCAGAAGCAGTCTCAAGGGACTTCGATTGTTGAGCACTTATTATCGAAAGCTAAACAGCACGGTATTAAGAAGGTCTTTGTATTGACTCGTATTCCTGAGTTCTTTATGAAGCAAGGCTTCCAGTTGACGGCGAAATCACTACTACCTGAGAAGATTCTTGATGCATGTCAACAGTGCCCACACCTAAAAGTGTGTGATGAAGTGGCGTTAGAAATCTACCTTGATAATTCTGGTGTCGTGATTAAGCAGAATGTCGCTTAA
- the argC gene encoding N-acetyl-gamma-glutamyl-phosphate reductase: MLKAAIVGASGYTGAELAKIVNRHPNLTLSGLYVSQQSVDKNKCLSELYPQLSGVVEQQILPLNDIAEIAADIDIVLLATEHKVSHDIADQFLAKQCVVFDLSGAFRVRSESFYQEFYGFEHQELNWLEQAVYGLAEWNQEQIKEAQLIAVPGCYPTASQLPLKPLLDAGLIDKNQWPVINAVSGVSGAGRKAGLNNSFCQVSLQPYGIFTHRHQPEIAAHLDCDVIFTPHLGNFKRGILATTSCKLNKNVTIEQVSNILTEAYQDADLVRLKGQQAPAIDHVVDTPYCDIGWQQKGEHLILVSAIDNILKGAAGQAVQCINIRFGFEPTAGLL, encoded by the coding sequence ATGTTAAAAGCAGCAATTGTTGGAGCAAGTGGTTATACCGGAGCTGAGTTAGCAAAAATCGTTAACCGACATCCAAACCTGACACTTTCAGGGCTTTATGTTTCTCAGCAAAGTGTCGATAAAAATAAGTGCTTGTCAGAACTCTATCCTCAACTATCTGGCGTGGTAGAGCAACAAATTTTGCCATTAAATGATATTGCTGAAATTGCAGCAGATATTGATATCGTACTATTAGCAACTGAGCACAAAGTTAGTCATGATATTGCCGATCAATTTTTAGCGAAACAGTGTGTGGTTTTTGATCTCTCTGGCGCATTCCGAGTAAGAAGTGAATCTTTCTATCAAGAGTTTTATGGTTTTGAACACCAAGAATTAAATTGGTTGGAACAAGCGGTTTATGGTCTAGCCGAATGGAATCAAGAACAGATCAAAGAAGCTCAATTGATTGCTGTTCCAGGTTGTTATCCTACGGCATCACAACTACCTTTAAAACCGCTACTTGATGCAGGTTTAATTGATAAAAATCAATGGCCAGTGATTAATGCGGTGAGTGGTGTTTCAGGCGCTGGACGTAAAGCAGGGCTAAATAATAGTTTTTGCCAAGTCAGTTTACAACCTTATGGTATTTTTACTCACCGTCATCAGCCAGAAATTGCTGCACATTTGGATTGTGATGTGATCTTTACGCCTCATTTAGGTAATTTTAAACGTGGAATTCTGGCAACAACTAGCTGTAAGCTGAATAAAAATGTTACGATTGAACAAGTTTCTAACATTTTAACTGAAGCTTACCAAGATGCAGATTTAGTCCGTTTAAAAGGGCAACAAGCACCGGCTATCGACCACGTAGTAGATACACCCTATTGTGATATTGGCTGGCAGCAGAAAGGGGAACACCTGATTTTGGTTTCGGCAATTGATAATATTTTGAAAGGTGCAGCAGGGCAAGCAGTTCAGTGCATAAATATTCGATTTGGTTTTGAGCCAACTGCTGGGCTTTTATAA
- a CDS encoding dihydrolipoyl dehydrogenase: MKSYNVDVAIIGGGTAGLGAYRAAKEHSNSVVMIEGGEYGTTCARVGCMPSKLLIAAAESVHQIEKAPGFGVYPQGDIDVNGKEVMARVKSERDRFVGFVLEGVDEIPETDKIQGYAKFVSDNQLIVNDQKTGTQHEITAKRIVIATGSRPAWPAIWNSLEERLIINDDVFNWDDLPESVAVFGPGVIGLELGQALNRLGVDVLMFGVGGQVGPLTDPEVMAYADKAMNQEFYLDANANVESMVKTDSGVEISYIDKEGESRLALVDYVLAATGRRPNVDKLDIENTSLELDNRGVPTADPYTMQTSVDSIFIAGDASNQIPLLHEAADQARIAGSNAGQFPTIRAGLRRSKIAAVFTDPQIAMVGESYKEITTRLDTCGCFETGVVSFENQGRSRVMLKNKGMLHLYGEQGTGRFLGAEMIGPDAEHLAHLLAWAHQQKMTVSAMLDMPFYHPVIEEGVRTALRDLNAKLHLGPEMIKHCLDCGPGC; the protein is encoded by the coding sequence ATGAAAAGTTATAATGTAGATGTTGCTATTATTGGTGGTGGAACGGCAGGTTTAGGTGCTTATCGTGCAGCAAAAGAGCACTCCAATTCAGTTGTTATGATTGAAGGTGGTGAGTATGGAACAACCTGTGCTCGTGTTGGCTGTATGCCGTCAAAATTATTAATCGCTGCTGCTGAAAGTGTTCATCAGATAGAGAAAGCGCCAGGATTTGGTGTCTATCCTCAAGGTGATATCGACGTCAATGGCAAAGAAGTCATGGCACGAGTTAAAAGTGAACGTGACCGTTTTGTCGGCTTTGTATTAGAAGGGGTAGATGAGATCCCTGAAACAGATAAGATTCAAGGTTATGCTAAATTTGTCAGCGATAATCAGCTTATTGTTAATGATCAAAAAACCGGAACCCAGCATGAAATAACAGCAAAACGTATTGTGATCGCAACCGGTTCACGCCCAGCATGGCCCGCAATTTGGAATAGCTTAGAAGAGCGCTTGATCATCAATGATGATGTCTTTAATTGGGATGACCTTCCTGAATCAGTCGCCGTATTTGGTCCTGGTGTTATCGGTTTAGAATTAGGGCAAGCATTAAATCGCCTAGGTGTTGATGTCTTAATGTTTGGTGTTGGCGGTCAGGTTGGTCCATTAACCGATCCTGAAGTGATGGCTTATGCAGATAAAGCGATGAATCAAGAGTTCTATCTTGATGCTAATGCGAATGTTGAATCGATGGTAAAAACCGATAGTGGCGTAGAAATTAGTTATATCGATAAAGAAGGTGAATCTCGTTTAGCGTTAGTCGATTACGTTTTAGCGGCAACCGGACGACGTCCCAATGTTGACAAATTAGACATTGAAAATACCTCATTAGAGCTTGATAACCGTGGTGTTCCCACTGCTGACCCATATACAATGCAAACAAGTGTTGACTCCATTTTTATTGCTGGTGATGCAAGTAATCAGATTCCACTCCTTCATGAAGCGGCTGATCAAGCAAGAATCGCGGGCAGTAACGCAGGACAATTCCCAACCATAAGAGCGGGACTACGTCGCAGCAAAATTGCCGCCGTATTTACCGACCCACAGATTGCAATGGTCGGTGAAAGCTACAAAGAGATCACCACTCGCCTTGATACATGTGGCTGCTTTGAGACAGGTGTCGTCTCCTTTGAAAACCAAGGTCGTTCTCGTGTCATGCTAAAAAATAAGGGAATGCTTCATCTATATGGTGAACAAGGAACGGGGCGCTTCCTTGGTGCTGAAATGATAGGTCCAGATGCAGAACATTTAGCACACCTGTTAGCTTGGGCTCATCAACAGAAAATGACGGTTTCAGCGATGTTAGATATGCCTTTTTATCACCCAGTAATTGAAGAAGGTGTCAGAACGGCATTACGAGATCTCAATGCTAAGCTTCATTTAGGCCCTGAGATGATTAAACACTGTTTAGATTGTGGCCCAGGCTGTTAA
- a CDS encoding glutathione peroxidase — MSTQLVSKEGQAVPQVTFHTRQDDQWVDLSTNELFANKTVILFSLPGAFTPTCSSSHLPRYNELASTFAKYGVDDILCVSVNDTFVMNAWKQDQEAENITFIPDGNGDFTKGMGMLVNKSDLGFGDRSWRYSMLVKDGVVEKMFIEAQEPGDPFKVSDADTMLNHIAPNHKAQESITVFTKPGCPFCAKAKQALTDAHLQYEEVVLGKDATTVTLRAVTGRTTVPQVFIGGQHIGGSEDLESYLAK, encoded by the coding sequence ATGTCTACACAATTAGTATCAAAAGAAGGTCAAGCGGTTCCACAAGTGACTTTTCACACTCGCCAAGACGATCAGTGGGTTGACCTATCAACTAACGAGCTTTTTGCCAATAAGACCGTCATCTTATTTAGCTTACCAGGCGCATTTACCCCAACTTGTTCATCTAGCCATTTACCTCGTTATAACGAACTTGCTTCAACATTTGCTAAGTACGGCGTTGACGATATTTTGTGTGTTTCCGTTAACGATACTTTCGTGATGAACGCTTGGAAACAAGACCAAGAAGCAGAAAATATCACCTTCATTCCAGATGGTAATGGTGACTTTACAAAAGGCATGGGAATGCTAGTTAATAAAAGCGACTTAGGTTTCGGTGACCGTTCATGGCGTTATAGCATGTTAGTTAAAGATGGTGTGGTAGAAAAAATGTTTATCGAAGCACAAGAGCCAGGCGACCCGTTCAAAGTTTCTGACGCTGATACGATGCTAAATCACATTGCACCAAACCATAAAGCGCAAGAGTCTATTACTGTATTCACTAAGCCTGGCTGCCCTTTCTGTGCAAAAGCCAAACAAGCACTAACAGATGCTCACCTTCAATATGAAGAAGTGGTATTAGGTAAAGATGCAACAACAGTCACATTACGTGCAGTAACAGGAAGAACAACGGTTCCTCAAGTATTTATCGGTGGTCAACACATTGGTGGTAGCGAAGATTTAGAAAGCTACCTAGCTAAATAA
- the argB gene encoding acetylglutamate kinase, whose product MSHLPLVIKLGGAVLSNQGVLEQLFSAIKDYQQHSSRPLVIVHGGGYLVDDLMNKLSFETVKKQGLRVTPAEHIPYVTGALAGTANKLLQGVAIKSGLLTVGLGLADGGLCQVEQLDPELGSVGKVSPGNSDVLQQLLTTGVLPIISSIGIDSQGELMNVNADQAAVAIAATLDAELVLLSDVQGVLDGNGELIPSLSPNYANELIESGVISDGMLVKVKAAFEASHALGKPIKIATWRYPEKLTALFKGEQFQGENIGTLFSA is encoded by the coding sequence ATGAGTCATTTACCTTTAGTGATTAAATTAGGTGGCGCGGTCCTCTCTAACCAAGGGGTATTAGAACAGTTATTCTCTGCAATTAAAGATTATCAACAGCACTCTTCTCGTCCATTAGTTATCGTTCATGGTGGTGGTTATTTAGTTGATGACCTAATGAACAAGCTGTCTTTTGAGACGGTAAAAAAACAAGGGTTACGTGTAACGCCTGCGGAGCATATTCCTTATGTCACTGGTGCATTGGCGGGAACAGCAAATAAGTTACTGCAAGGTGTCGCGATTAAAAGTGGATTGTTGACCGTTGGTTTAGGTTTAGCGGATGGTGGGCTTTGTCAGGTTGAGCAGTTAGATCCTGAATTAGGTTCGGTAGGGAAAGTTTCTCCCGGTAACAGTGACGTCTTACAGCAACTTTTAACCACTGGCGTACTACCAATCATTAGTTCTATTGGTATCGATAGCCAAGGTGAGCTGATGAATGTGAATGCTGACCAAGCCGCGGTTGCTATCGCTGCAACACTGGATGCCGAGTTAGTTCTACTTTCGGATGTTCAGGGCGTGCTGGATGGTAATGGTGAGTTAATTCCATCGTTATCTCCCAATTACGCGAATGAATTAATTGAAAGTGGTGTGATTAGTGATGGCATGCTAGTTAAAGTGAAGGCGGCATTTGAGGCAAGTCATGCACTCGGTAAGCCGATAAAAATTGCAACGTGGCGTTATCCTGAAAAGTTAACGGCACTGTTTAAAGGTGAACAATTTCAGGGTGAAAATATAGGCACTCTGTTTTCTGCATAA
- a CDS encoding argininosuccinate synthase, with protein sequence MSSIKKVVLAYSGGLDTSAIIPWLKENYDGCEVIAIVADVGQGDDELCGIEEKAIASGASSCYVADLKEEMVADYIYPTLKTGAIYEGKYLLGTSMARPIIAKAQVDLALELGADAVCHGCTGKGNDQVRFESTYAALAPQLTVIAPWREWDLRSREALLDYLAEREIPTTATLEKIYSRDANAWHISTEGGVLEDTWNQPNELCWVWTVDPELAPNESESVTVTVTKGAVTAIDGKPMTPYESLVYLNDKGVKHGVGRIDIVENRLVGIKSRGCYETPGGTIMMEALRAVEQLVLDKDTYEFRQELGLKASHLVYDGRWFTPLCKSILAAADEIAQDVSGEVVIKLYKGQATAVQKRSNNSLYSEEFATFGEDDVYDHSHAGGFIRLYSLASRIRALNETKNS encoded by the coding sequence ATGAGTTCAATTAAAAAAGTGGTATTAGCCTACTCTGGCGGTCTTGATACATCAGCGATCATTCCATGGTTAAAAGAGAACTATGATGGTTGTGAAGTGATTGCAATCGTGGCCGATGTAGGTCAAGGCGATGATGAATTATGTGGTATCGAAGAGAAGGCAATAGCATCAGGTGCATCATCTTGCTATGTCGCTGACCTAAAAGAAGAGATGGTTGCTGACTATATCTACCCAACGCTAAAAACTGGCGCTATCTATGAAGGTAAATATCTTTTAGGAACATCAATGGCACGTCCTATCATTGCTAAAGCGCAGGTTGATTTAGCCCTTGAATTAGGTGCGGATGCGGTTTGCCATGGTTGTACGGGTAAAGGTAATGATCAAGTTCGTTTCGAAAGCACTTATGCTGCACTTGCTCCACAGTTAACCGTTATTGCACCTTGGCGTGAATGGGATCTTCGTAGCCGTGAAGCACTGCTTGATTATCTTGCTGAACGTGAAATTCCAACAACAGCGACGCTTGAGAAAATCTATTCGCGTGATGCAAACGCATGGCACATCTCAACAGAAGGTGGTGTGTTAGAAGATACTTGGAATCAACCTAACGAGCTTTGTTGGGTATGGACTGTCGATCCAGAATTAGCGCCTAATGAGTCAGAAAGCGTGACGGTAACGGTAACTAAAGGTGCGGTAACTGCGATTGATGGTAAGCCGATGACCCCTTATGAGTCTTTAGTTTATCTCAATGATAAAGGTGTAAAACATGGTGTTGGCCGTATCGATATCGTAGAAAACCGTCTAGTGGGTATTAAATCTCGTGGTTGTTATGAAACTCCGGGTGGCACGATCATGATGGAAGCATTGCGTGCCGTTGAGCAGCTTGTTTTAGATAAAGATACTTATGAATTCCGTCAAGAATTAGGATTAAAAGCCTCTCATTTAGTTTATGATGGTCGTTGGTTCACACCACTATGTAAATCAATTCTTGCTGCGGCAGATGAGATTGCACAAGATGTTTCAGGTGAAGTGGTGATTAAGCTTTATAAAGGCCAAGCAACGGCAGTGCAGAAACGTTCAAACAACAGCTTATATAGCGAAGAGTTTGCAACATTTGGTGAAGACGATGTTTATGATCACAGCCATGCTGGTGGTTTTATCCGTCTTTATTCACTTGCTAGCCGTATCCGCGCATTGAATGAAACCAAAAATTCATAA
- the argE gene encoding acetylornithine deacetylase, which produces MQFPTFNHIYHTLISTSSISSPDQRWDQGNQEVITHLAQWLEDLGFAVEIEEVEKGKMNLLAKKGEGTGGLLLAGHTDTVPYDEGRWDYDPLALTETHDRFYGLGTADMKGFFAFIIEAVKEFDLSGQTKPLYVLATCDEETSMLGARHFTESSTIKPDYCIIGEPTSLKPIHGHKGHIAQSIRVTGKSGHSSDPANGINAIEIMNEVMFALMQLKQRLIKDYHHPGFAIPHPTLNLGHIHGGDSPNRICGCCELHFDLRPLPGLSIDGLENQIRQSLADIEQKWPNLLSITHLHEPIPGYECAGEETFIRDLEIITEQKSETVNYCTEAPFLQQLCPTLVLGPGSINQAHQPNEYLEHKYIQPTIAVLQQMIGKYCYN; this is translated from the coding sequence ATGCAATTTCCTACTTTTAACCACATTTACCACACCTTAATTTCTACCTCTTCCATTAGTTCTCCTGACCAACGTTGGGATCAAGGAAACCAAGAGGTCATTACTCATCTTGCCCAATGGTTAGAAGATCTTGGCTTTGCGGTTGAAATCGAAGAGGTTGAAAAGGGCAAAATGAACCTCCTAGCTAAGAAGGGTGAAGGTACAGGTGGACTGCTATTAGCCGGTCACACTGATACTGTTCCTTACGATGAAGGGCGATGGGATTATGATCCACTGGCGTTAACTGAAACTCATGATCGCTTTTATGGTTTAGGAACTGCGGATATGAAAGGTTTCTTTGCCTTTATTATTGAAGCAGTCAAAGAGTTTGATCTCTCTGGTCAAACCAAACCGCTTTATGTCTTGGCAACCTGTGATGAAGAGACGTCGATGCTTGGTGCTCGCCACTTCACAGAGAGCAGTACCATCAAACCTGATTATTGTATTATTGGCGAACCAACAAGCTTAAAACCTATCCATGGCCATAAAGGTCATATTGCGCAATCTATTCGTGTCACTGGTAAATCAGGTCACTCATCAGATCCGGCTAATGGCATTAATGCGATTGAGATTATGAACGAGGTGATGTTCGCCCTTATGCAATTAAAACAGCGCCTAATCAAAGACTATCATCATCCAGGATTTGCTATTCCACACCCAACCCTAAACTTAGGCCATATACATGGTGGAGATAGCCCAAACCGAATCTGTGGTTGTTGTGAATTACATTTTGATCTCCGTCCACTACCAGGATTAAGTATTGACGGTTTAGAGAATCAAATCCGTCAATCTTTAGCTGACATCGAACAGAAATGGCCAAATTTACTTTCGATTACCCATCTCCATGAACCAATCCCAGGTTATGAATGTGCTGGAGAAGAAACTTTTATCCGTGATTTAGAGATCATTACTGAACAAAAATCAGAGACCGTTAACTACTGTACCGAAGCACCTTTCTTACAACAGCTCTGCCCAACATTGGTTCTTGGCCCTGGTTCAATCAACCAAGCCCACCAACCAAATGAATATTTAGAACATAAGTATATTCAACCAACAATTGCTGTTTTACAGCAAATGATAGGTAAATATTGCTATAACTAA